The Terriglobia bacterium DNA window GACTCTCGCCGTCCCCCCCCAGGCCGCGAATGCGATGCTCTATATTTCGAAAGATATGGGGTCGGCTTACGATCACGTTCGAAAGGGACTGCACTCTTGGGTCTCCTATCGAGTCCTGCGCCGGGATCGATGACACGGCCGATTCTCTGATCAAGCGTTTCCCGTGTCACCGATGGTGGTTGAGTTCCTGCGCGGAGTTGATGAACGAAAGAGTACTCGGGTTTAACAAATACACTTGAGGGGGAAAGTCATGGGAGAGGGATTGTTACAACCGATGCATTTGCTGGTCATCATAGGGATCGCCTTTTTTGTCTTCGGTCCCAAGAAGATTCCTGAACTCGGCCGAGGCCTGGGAGAAGGGATCCGCGGTTTTAAACAGGCGCTCAGTGGGAATTTCGAAGTTGCCGAGCAGAAGGCCATCGAAGCGCCCAAGCATTCAGAAAATCAA harbors:
- a CDS encoding twin-arginine translocase TatA/TatE family subunit, whose product is MGEGLLQPMHLLVIIGIAFFVFGPKKIPELGRGLGEGIRGFKQALSGNFEVAEQKAIEAPKHSENQ